A single region of the Kocuria rosea genome encodes:
- a CDS encoding tyrosine-type recombinase/integrase: protein MASISKHPNGAWRARYRDSDGREHARHFKRKIDAQQWLNTVTASVVRGDYVDPRAGKVTFRDFYAAWAPLQLWESGTRENMDLVAKQATFADMELRKVRRSHVDAWVQHMVGRDMAPRTIQTRVSHARSVFRAAVRDQVIARDPSEGARLPRVRSREHAMDIPTAADVRALLEAAEPWFRVAVGLGAFAGLRLGEANGVQRRDIDFPRRTLHVGRQVQRRAPGPVEVRPPKYGSERTVHLPDGLLHMLSEHLEDIGVYGEAQWLLPGRDGGPVWPRSMDYQWNKARDAAGLSTKFHNLRHFYASGLIAAGCDVVTVQRALGHKSAAITLNVYSHLWPTAEDRTRGAAQGLMDHVLGAPADNLRTDEPSNPV from the coding sequence GTGGCCTCGATCAGCAAGCATCCGAACGGAGCGTGGCGCGCCCGCTACCGCGACAGCGACGGCCGGGAGCACGCCCGTCACTTCAAGCGCAAGATCGACGCGCAACAGTGGCTCAACACCGTCACCGCCTCCGTGGTGCGCGGGGACTACGTGGACCCCCGTGCAGGCAAAGTCACTTTCCGCGACTTCTACGCTGCCTGGGCGCCGTTGCAGCTTTGGGAGTCCGGGACTCGGGAGAACATGGACCTCGTGGCCAAGCAAGCCACGTTCGCGGACATGGAGCTGCGCAAGGTCCGCCGGTCGCACGTAGACGCCTGGGTGCAACACATGGTCGGCCGGGACATGGCTCCGCGCACGATCCAGACGCGCGTCAGTCACGCCCGGTCAGTGTTCCGCGCCGCCGTCCGTGACCAGGTGATCGCCCGCGACCCCTCAGAAGGGGCCAGGCTCCCCCGCGTCCGCTCCCGCGAGCACGCAATGGACATCCCCACCGCCGCCGACGTGCGGGCGCTGCTGGAGGCCGCGGAGCCGTGGTTCCGGGTGGCCGTGGGGCTCGGGGCCTTCGCAGGGTTGCGGCTCGGGGAGGCCAACGGCGTGCAGCGCCGGGACATAGATTTCCCGCGCCGGACACTGCACGTCGGGCGCCAGGTGCAGCGACGGGCCCCGGGGCCCGTCGAAGTTCGCCCACCGAAGTACGGCAGTGAACGGACCGTGCACCTGCCCGACGGGCTACTGCACATGCTGTCCGAGCACCTAGAGGACATCGGCGTGTACGGCGAAGCCCAGTGGTTGCTCCCCGGCCGGGACGGCGGACCCGTGTGGCCACGGTCGATGGACTACCAGTGGAACAAGGCCCGTGACGCAGCTGGGCTGTCCACGAAGTTCCACAACCTGCGGCACTTCTACGCCTCCGGACTGATCGCCGCCGGGTGCGACGTGGTGACGGTGCAGCGCGCGCTCGGGCACAAGTCGGCTGCGATCACGTTGAACGTCTACTCGCACCTGTGGCCGACCGCCGAGGACCGTACCCGGGGCGCCGCACAGGGCCTCATGGACCACGTTCTCGGGGCTCCTGCGGACAATCTGCGGACAGACGAGCCATCAAACCCCGTCTGA
- a CDS encoding helix-turn-helix domain-containing protein, producing MPGEDVEVGEAVRRARLAAGLSQLDVSRRMIAAGHSAWIPTTVTRTERGARALKLTEAGELSRILSWPVAAFLPSGNLSELTTPVLAQLQQVEERRSGVREAVKAYRAAREDVLAAWGPAAEALAGLDDDTEDAATLRALEGRVQRAEAATVRQVLEDALRGEDGA from the coding sequence ATGCCAGGTGAAGACGTAGAGGTAGGCGAGGCCGTCCGCCGCGCCCGCTTGGCCGCCGGACTCTCCCAACTGGACGTATCCCGGCGCATGATCGCCGCCGGACACAGCGCGTGGATTCCCACCACCGTCACCCGAACGGAGCGGGGTGCCCGTGCACTCAAACTCACGGAGGCCGGGGAGCTTTCCCGCATCCTGAGTTGGCCCGTCGCCGCGTTCCTGCCGAGCGGCAACCTCTCTGAACTCACCACGCCCGTCCTAGCTCAGCTACAGCAGGTCGAGGAACGACGATCGGGCGTGCGGGAGGCCGTGAAGGCCTACCGTGCCGCCCGGGAGGACGTACTGGCCGCTTGGGGGCCCGCCGCTGAGGCGTTGGCCGGCCTAGACGACGACACCGAAGATGCGGCCACGCTGCGCGCCCTCGAAGGGCGCGTGCAGCGCGCAGAGGCGGCTACCGTCCGCCAAGTCCTCGAAGACGCCCTGAGAGGCGAGGACGGGGCCTAA
- a CDS encoding helix-turn-helix transcriptional regulator, with product MAHTPTHTTELLTIEEVAAELRLSVPAVRARIHAGTAPPSVRMGRRRWWRAADLQKWLNEQFENAA from the coding sequence ATGGCACACACACCGACCCACACGACTGAACTGCTCACCATCGAGGAAGTTGCCGCCGAACTGCGACTGTCCGTCCCAGCTGTCCGTGCACGCATCCACGCGGGAACCGCCCCGCCGTCGGTGCGCATGGGGCGACGACGGTGGTGGCGAGCCGCGGACCTCCAGAAGTGGCTCAACGAGCAATTCGAGAACGCGGCATAA
- a CDS encoding bifunctional DNA primase/polymerase — translation MPGSRGFHDASNDPHRATAGWPSEDHGVGIATGASGLFVVDCDNKGGAPNPPWDIPGVHTGEDALALLWDAHDKDASPWAYCPTVLTPSGGVHLYFRDPSGTGPSSARTLAWQVDARGNTGYVVAPGTRLPHGTYTPIYWPATIPIVPDWLLERAVNGGKRPAARRRASPYKVSASPAAIRGILRKVAAAPEGKRNDLLYWAAKTLIEKGAATEDNLEALAYAARHAGLGDTEIRRTIGSAMTTLEAAG, via the coding sequence ATGCCCGGCTCCCGTGGCTTCCACGACGCCAGCAACGACCCCCACCGCGCCACCGCCGGGTGGCCCTCCGAGGATCACGGCGTCGGCATCGCCACCGGCGCCTCCGGGCTGTTCGTCGTGGACTGCGACAATAAGGGCGGCGCGCCCAACCCACCCTGGGACATCCCCGGTGTGCACACGGGGGAGGACGCCCTGGCCCTGCTGTGGGACGCGCACGACAAGGACGCCTCGCCCTGGGCGTACTGCCCCACCGTGCTCACGCCCTCCGGCGGGGTGCACCTGTACTTCCGTGACCCGTCCGGTACGGGGCCGTCCTCCGCGCGCACCCTCGCCTGGCAGGTTGATGCGCGCGGAAACACCGGCTACGTCGTCGCCCCCGGCACCCGCCTCCCGCACGGGACCTACACCCCGATCTACTGGCCCGCCACCATCCCGATCGTGCCCGACTGGCTGCTGGAACGGGCAGTCAACGGCGGTAAGCGCCCGGCGGCACGGCGCCGCGCCAGTCCCTACAAGGTGTCCGCCTCGCCGGCTGCCATCCGCGGCATCCTCCGCAAAGTCGCGGCCGCTCCCGAGGGTAAGCGCAACGACCTCCTGTACTGGGCCGCCAAGACGCTCATTGAGAAGGGCGCCGCCACCGAGGACAACCTCGAAGCCCTCGCCTACGCCGCCCGCCACGCGGGCCTGGGCGACACTGAAATCCGCCGCACCATCGGTTCCGCCATGACCACGCTGGAGGCGGCAGGATGA
- a CDS encoding DNA primase family protein, whose translation MSTTDDLDAFLRDQAEGFAPRDVDKETSGQTRLAHRLAARHTGRLLHVHGLGWLRWDGKRWAEDRGDKHAKRAVEDTLRRAWREAQADDSLAKDVRVCQSDNARAGILKIAASLEELTAEVEDLDAAPHLLNTPAGTLDLWAMDLRPHDPVDRITRSTAGAWRPGQFHAGTWQTFLETSLPDPEVRAFLARYVGQALFGAVREQKLVILTGEGSNGKSVFADALRHALGEAKTGGYAATAPPDMLLVRKDTSAFDGSVELRGARWAVLSETEKGRELNVAMVKRLTGGDPITARNLYKPLITFEPSHTLAMVANDPPHIPDTGHAIWRRVLVVPWNVKFADTPEKVAEGLPPADLDLPAKLAADADAVLAWAVEGWTDYQARDGLAAPDAVQIATAAYREDNDDVAQFLNDCTQPAGGQVVGVKAMHDRYVLWARAMSKERHLGRKEFSKELDAHKSSHQFRRNARGECLGLMLRPDWNCGDVD comes from the coding sequence ATGAGCACCACCGATGACCTCGACGCCTTCCTCCGGGATCAGGCCGAGGGGTTTGCGCCCCGCGACGTGGACAAGGAAACCAGCGGGCAGACCCGCCTCGCCCACCGGCTGGCCGCCCGCCACACCGGCCGCCTGCTCCACGTCCACGGACTCGGGTGGCTCCGCTGGGACGGGAAGCGATGGGCCGAAGACCGCGGTGACAAGCACGCCAAACGGGCCGTGGAGGACACCCTGCGCCGGGCGTGGCGCGAAGCCCAGGCCGACGACAGCCTGGCCAAGGATGTGCGCGTATGCCAGTCCGACAACGCCCGTGCGGGCATCCTAAAGATCGCCGCCTCCCTGGAGGAGCTGACTGCCGAGGTGGAGGACCTCGACGCCGCACCGCACCTGCTCAACACCCCCGCCGGAACCCTCGACCTGTGGGCCATGGATCTGCGCCCTCACGACCCCGTCGACCGGATCACCCGGTCCACCGCCGGTGCCTGGCGGCCTGGACAGTTCCACGCCGGGACCTGGCAGACGTTCCTCGAAACCTCCCTGCCCGACCCCGAGGTCCGTGCATTCCTCGCCCGCTACGTCGGCCAGGCACTGTTCGGGGCCGTTCGTGAACAGAAGCTCGTGATCCTCACTGGGGAGGGCTCCAACGGCAAGTCCGTGTTCGCGGACGCCCTGCGCCACGCGCTCGGGGAAGCCAAGACCGGCGGGTACGCGGCCACCGCACCCCCGGACATGCTGCTCGTGCGCAAGGACACCAGCGCCTTCGACGGGTCCGTGGAACTGCGCGGGGCGCGGTGGGCGGTGCTGTCTGAGACGGAGAAGGGCAGGGAGCTGAACGTGGCCATGGTCAAGCGGCTCACCGGCGGTGACCCCATCACTGCCCGGAACTTGTACAAGCCCCTGATCACGTTTGAGCCCTCTCACACCCTGGCCATGGTCGCCAATGACCCACCCCACATTCCCGACACCGGGCACGCCATCTGGAGGCGCGTGCTCGTCGTCCCCTGGAACGTGAAGTTCGCTGACACCCCCGAGAAGGTGGCCGAGGGCCTGCCCCCCGCGGACCTGGACCTCCCCGCAAAGCTCGCCGCCGACGCCGACGCGGTACTGGCCTGGGCGGTGGAGGGCTGGACCGACTACCAGGCGCGGGATGGCCTCGCCGCCCCCGACGCCGTGCAGATCGCCACAGCCGCCTACCGGGAGGACAACGACGACGTGGCCCAGTTCCTCAACGACTGCACGCAGCCCGCCGGTGGGCAGGTCGTCGGGGTGAAGGCGATGCATGACCGCTACGTCCTGTGGGCCAGGGCGATGAGCAAGGAACGCCACCTCGGACGCAAGGAGTTCAGCAAGGAATTGGACGCCCACAAGAGCAGCCACCAGTTCCGCCGCAACGCCCGTGGCGAGTGTCTGGGGCTGATGCTCCGGCCGGACTGGAACTGCGGCGACGTCGACTAA
- a CDS encoding phage major capsid protein yields MTTTISAAPRAWAPQDILDLVVTPTGGQSIAAQVATYRTGLTGSALRVPLVTADPSAAWVSESDEIPLSEAQLGEIDAAYKKLAGLVVVSRELAEDSDPNAAEQIGEGLVRDLARKLDAAWFGSNALNPKAPAGLEDLTGVTVIEAPATLTDLDAFSVARFRAANVGARLSGFVAHPDDAEMVATLKETSTSAKRLLSPDATEAGELRIDGIRLLTSPACTPGTIWGIPEGRAVIGVRQDADVRSDASAFFTSDRVAIRATLRAAFAFSHPAAVVRISLNTPATG; encoded by the coding sequence ATGACCACCACCATCTCCGCCGCCCCCCGCGCGTGGGCCCCGCAGGACATCCTCGACCTCGTTGTCACGCCGACCGGCGGGCAGTCCATCGCCGCCCAGGTCGCCACCTACCGGACCGGCCTCACCGGCTCTGCGCTCCGGGTTCCGCTCGTCACCGCCGACCCGTCGGCGGCCTGGGTTTCCGAGTCGGACGAGATCCCTCTTTCCGAGGCGCAGTTGGGCGAGATTGACGCCGCCTACAAGAAGCTTGCCGGGCTCGTGGTCGTCTCGCGGGAGCTGGCAGAGGACTCCGACCCGAACGCAGCCGAGCAGATCGGGGAGGGCCTCGTGCGCGACCTCGCGCGGAAGCTTGACGCCGCCTGGTTCGGAAGTAACGCCCTCAACCCCAAGGCCCCGGCCGGGCTGGAGGACCTGACCGGCGTCACGGTCATCGAGGCCCCCGCCACCCTGACCGACCTCGACGCTTTCTCCGTGGCCCGCTTCCGTGCGGCCAACGTCGGAGCGCGGCTGTCCGGGTTCGTCGCCCACCCCGACGATGCGGAAATGGTGGCCACCCTGAAGGAGACCAGCACCTCCGCCAAGCGGCTGTTGTCCCCGGACGCCACCGAGGCCGGGGAGCTGCGTATCGACGGCATCCGTCTCCTGACTTCCCCGGCATGCACTCCGGGCACGATCTGGGGTATCCCCGAGGGGCGTGCCGTGATCGGTGTGCGGCAGGACGCCGACGTGCGCTCCGATGCATCCGCGTTCTTCACATCAGACCGGGTGGCCATCCGGGCCACGCTGCGCGCCGCGTTCGCGTTCTCCCACCCGGCCGCTGTGGTCCGGATCAGCTTGAACACCCCTGCAACTGGATGA
- a CDS encoding CpaF family protein, whose translation MGVGETWINGPAEVYAARGGESELTSLVLTEAQIRNLVERMLKSSGRRLDLSSPFVDAALPDGSRLHVVIPDVTRRHWAVNIRKFVARARRLDDLVELGALPPRAARFLDAAVASGLNILVSGATQAGKTTLLNCLCASIGPRERVVTVEEIFELQVPLRDVVGMQCRQPNLEGTGEIPLRRLVKEALRMRPDRLVVGEVREAESLDMLIALNSGLPGMCSLHANSARDAVTKICTLPLLAGENISSGFVVPTVASCFDLVVHCHRDRHGRRRVSEILAIGNRVENGVIETYPVFAETDGALLAVAAEAPAAWKFERAGHRVSELLADDGPVGAAR comes from the coding sequence ATGGGTGTGGGGGAGACCTGGATCAACGGCCCCGCGGAGGTCTACGCCGCCCGCGGCGGGGAGTCCGAGCTGACGAGCCTCGTGCTGACCGAGGCCCAGATCCGCAACCTGGTGGAGCGGATGCTCAAGTCCTCGGGCCGTCGCCTGGACCTGTCCTCCCCGTTCGTGGACGCGGCGCTGCCGGACGGGTCCCGGCTGCACGTGGTGATCCCGGACGTGACGCGCCGGCACTGGGCCGTGAACATCCGCAAGTTCGTGGCCCGGGCCCGGCGCCTGGACGACCTCGTGGAGCTGGGCGCGCTGCCGCCGCGCGCCGCGCGCTTCCTCGACGCGGCCGTGGCCAGCGGGCTCAACATCCTCGTCTCCGGCGCGACGCAGGCGGGCAAGACCACGCTGCTGAACTGTCTGTGCGCCTCGATCGGCCCCCGGGAGCGGGTGGTGACGGTCGAGGAGATCTTCGAGCTGCAGGTCCCGCTGCGCGACGTCGTGGGGATGCAGTGCCGTCAGCCCAATCTCGAGGGCACGGGCGAGATCCCCCTGCGCCGGCTCGTCAAGGAGGCGCTGCGGATGCGCCCGGACCGGCTCGTGGTCGGGGAGGTCCGGGAGGCGGAGAGCCTGGACATGCTCATCGCGCTCAACAGCGGACTCCCGGGGATGTGCAGCCTGCACGCCAACTCCGCCCGGGACGCCGTGACCAAGATCTGCACCCTGCCGCTGCTGGCGGGGGAGAACATCAGCTCCGGGTTCGTGGTGCCCACGGTGGCCTCGTGCTTCGACCTCGTGGTGCACTGCCACCGGGACCGGCACGGCCGCCGCCGGGTGAGCGAGATCCTCGCGATCGGCAACCGGGTCGAGAACGGCGTGATCGAGACGTACCCGGTCTTCGCCGAGACGGACGGCGCCCTGCTGGCAGTGGCCGCCGAGGCGCCGGCGGCGTGGAAGTTCGAGCGGGCCGGACACCGGGTGAGCGAGCTGCTGGCGGACGACGGCCCGGTCGGAGCAGCGCGGTGA
- a CDS encoding type II secretion system F family protein, with protein MSAALGVLLGAGVFLLWWSCWAEEAPRAAGPRRPGRLRELLLRADLARVGPAGLLAACAAAGTLSGLLVAAVTGAAVLGLCAAVLGGWVPLAVVQHRARHRAAALREVWPDVVDHLRSAIRAGMSLPEALIQLQYRGPEPVRPAFARFAADYRASGQLQGALTLLKDRLADPVADNIVEALRVTREVGGTDLGRLLGTLSEFLRENTRTRGELEARQSWTVNAARLAVAAPWIVLALMATQPAAIRAYDTPAGALVLIGGLLVSTIAYRLMLRIGALPEPERVLR; from the coding sequence GTGAGCGCGGCGCTGGGCGTGCTGCTGGGGGCGGGCGTGTTCCTGCTCTGGTGGTCCTGCTGGGCCGAGGAGGCGCCGCGCGCGGCCGGCCCGCGCCGGCCCGGCCGGCTGCGAGAGCTGCTGCTGCGCGCGGACCTGGCCCGGGTCGGTCCGGCGGGACTGCTGGCCGCCTGCGCCGCGGCCGGGACGCTGAGCGGACTGCTCGTCGCCGCGGTCACCGGCGCGGCGGTGCTCGGCCTGTGCGCCGCCGTCCTGGGCGGTTGGGTTCCCCTGGCGGTGGTCCAGCACCGGGCCCGGCACCGGGCGGCCGCCCTGCGCGAGGTGTGGCCCGACGTGGTCGACCACCTGCGCTCGGCGATCCGGGCCGGGATGTCCCTGCCCGAGGCGCTGATCCAGCTGCAGTACCGCGGACCCGAGCCGGTGCGCCCGGCCTTCGCCCGGTTCGCCGCCGACTACCGCGCCTCGGGGCAGCTGCAGGGCGCGCTCACCCTGCTCAAGGACCGGCTGGCCGACCCCGTGGCCGACAACATCGTCGAGGCCCTGCGGGTGACCCGGGAGGTGGGCGGGACCGACCTCGGCCGGCTGCTCGGCACGCTGTCCGAGTTCCTGCGGGAGAACACCCGCACCCGCGGAGAGCTGGAGGCCCGGCAGTCCTGGACGGTCAACGCCGCCCGGCTGGCGGTGGCCGCACCGTGGATCGTGCTGGCGCTGATGGCCACCCAGCCCGCCGCGATCCGGGCCTACGACACCCCGGCCGGCGCCCTGGTGCTGATCGGCGGGCTGCTCGTCTCCACGATCGCCTACCGCCTCATGCTGCGGATCGGCGCCCTGCCCGAGCCCGAGCGGGTGCTGCGGTGA
- a CDS encoding type II secretion system F family protein yields the protein MSATPALLVLLGLVHAAGLWLVLTGARVTGRPSFATRIAPQLRSVEVESALLTRPGRRSARTPGRAAAGLDPVVRGLAHRVFRHAAPSAALEGRLVRAGVSTTAADFRAEQLLCATGGLLLGVLLGVAAEARWGTGPGGVLLAVGAATAAGHLLRGHLLSRRIRLREARMLAEFPAVAELMALSVGAGESAVGSLERVCRVAEGELTAEFRAVLAQTRSGAGLVHALQDFSARTPVAPIGRFVDGIVVAIERGTPLADVLRAQAQDVRDNDKRELMEAAGRKEIAMMVPLVFCVLPLTVVFAVFPGIAVLELGF from the coding sequence GTGAGTGCTACCCCCGCCCTGCTGGTGCTCCTCGGCCTGGTGCACGCCGCCGGGCTGTGGCTGGTGCTCACCGGCGCCCGGGTCACCGGCCGGCCGTCCTTCGCGACCCGGATCGCCCCGCAGCTGCGCTCAGTGGAGGTCGAGTCGGCGCTGCTCACCCGCCCCGGGCGCCGCTCCGCCCGGACACCCGGCCGGGCCGCAGCGGGGCTGGACCCGGTCGTGCGCGGGCTGGCCCACCGCGTGTTCCGGCACGCCGCCCCGTCGGCGGCCCTGGAGGGACGCCTGGTCCGGGCGGGCGTCAGCACCACGGCGGCGGACTTCCGCGCCGAGCAGCTCCTGTGCGCGACGGGGGGCCTGCTGCTCGGCGTCCTGCTCGGCGTGGCCGCCGAGGCGCGCTGGGGCACGGGTCCCGGCGGGGTGCTGCTGGCCGTGGGCGCGGCCACGGCCGCCGGGCACCTGCTGCGCGGGCACCTGCTGAGCCGGCGGATCCGGCTCCGCGAGGCCCGGATGCTGGCCGAGTTCCCCGCCGTCGCCGAGCTGATGGCGCTGTCGGTGGGCGCGGGGGAGAGCGCGGTGGGTTCGCTCGAGCGGGTGTGCCGGGTCGCGGAGGGAGAGCTCACCGCGGAGTTCCGCGCGGTGCTCGCACAGACGCGGTCCGGCGCCGGACTCGTGCACGCCCTCCAGGACTTCTCCGCGCGCACCCCGGTGGCGCCCATCGGGCGGTTCGTGGACGGCATCGTCGTGGCCATCGAGCGCGGCACGCCCCTGGCGGACGTGCTGCGGGCCCAGGCCCAGGACGTGCGGGACAACGACAAGCGCGAGCTGATGGAGGCCGCCGGGCGCAAGGAGATCGCCATGATGGTGCCCCTCGTGTTCTGCGTGCTGCCGCTGACGGTCGTGTTCGCCGTGTTCCCCGGGATCGCCGTGCTGGAGCTCGGCTTCTGA
- a CDS encoding TadE/TadG family type IV pilus assembly protein has protein sequence MDEERARPGAGPPGTDRGSAVVEYVMVAGLVAMIFAATLQLALALHVRNTLIDAAAAGARYGTLADRSPEDGVERTRRIVSGALGPRYAQDVVATTAAVGELRTLEITVVSPLPVVALFGPPDSLEVRGHAVLGD, from the coding sequence ATGGACGAGGAGCGCGCCCGGCCGGGCGCCGGGCCCCCGGGGACGGACCGGGGCAGTGCGGTGGTCGAGTACGTCATGGTGGCCGGCCTCGTGGCGATGATCTTCGCCGCCACGCTGCAACTGGCCCTGGCCCTGCACGTGCGCAACACGCTGATCGACGCCGCCGCGGCGGGCGCCCGGTACGGCACCCTGGCCGACCGGTCGCCCGAGGACGGGGTCGAGCGGACCCGCCGGATCGTCTCCGGCGCCCTCGGCCCCCGGTACGCCCAGGACGTCGTCGCGACCACCGCGGCGGTGGGCGAGCTGCGGACCCTGGAGATCACGGTGGTCTCGCCCCTGCCCGTGGTGGCGCTGTTCGGTCCGCCCGACTCCCTGGAGGTGCGCGGCCATGCCGTCCTCGGGGATTGA
- a CDS encoding pilus assembly protein TadG-related protein, producing the protein MSGRTAGPGPRRDGSRDQNRDHARGEDRDDGQVTILVIGFAVVLLLLTVVVMGVTAVYVGERKLQVLADNAALAAADTFVALEPGTGGAPPVTVLDDDAVAGAATAYLDTVSAWAGTPGLALAAPTGSPDGRTAEVTLAAVVHPPVVNLLVPDGIPITATSEARARLGR; encoded by the coding sequence ATGAGCGGGCGGACCGCCGGACCCGGCCCGCGCCGGGACGGGAGCCGGGACCAGAACCGGGACCACGCCCGGGGCGAGGACCGGGACGACGGGCAGGTGACGATCCTGGTCATCGGCTTCGCGGTCGTGCTGCTCCTGCTCACGGTCGTGGTCATGGGGGTCACCGCGGTCTACGTGGGGGAGCGCAAGCTGCAGGTGCTGGCCGACAACGCCGCGCTCGCCGCGGCCGACACGTTCGTGGCGCTGGAGCCGGGGACGGGCGGCGCCCCGCCCGTCACGGTCCTGGACGACGACGCCGTGGCAGGGGCGGCGACCGCCTACCTCGACACCGTCAGCGCCTGGGCGGGAACGCCGGGCCTGGCCCTGGCCGCACCCACCGGGAGCCCGGACGGGCGGACCGCCGAGGTGACCCTGGCCGCCGTCGTGCACCCGCCGGTGGTCAACCTCCTGGTGCCCGACGGCATCCCGATCACCGCCACGAGCGAGGCCCGCGCGCGACTGGGCCGATGA
- a CDS encoding LamG domain-containing protein codes for MSTVRARGRWSTPVQGVLTLLLALALGIAGLPPSAARDDPGDVLRSAARPLSYDDTVRKDGPAAYWAMRSPGAGTEKDLVGRLHGSYHGKPKRATLPNGDTAADFDGTGQYLQVPDAAAVSAGTRGVLTVEAWMRPDALDFRSQEGSGYVHWMGKGAPRNHEYVARMYSKSNSENRPNRISGYAFNPSGGEGPGSYFQVPVRRGEWIHYVLVINANAKGGNYPHGYTKIYRNGQRMDQDDLEHDGTVVVPRRGSAPFRVGTRDLRSFFDGAVGKVAVYTKELPRKQVEEHYRVMTTR; via the coding sequence ATGAGCACTGTTCGCGCGCGGGGACGGTGGAGCACGCCGGTGCAGGGCGTGCTGACGCTGCTGCTCGCGCTGGCGCTGGGCATCGCAGGGCTTCCGCCGTCGGCCGCCCGGGACGATCCCGGGGACGTCCTGCGGAGCGCGGCCCGCCCGCTCTCCTACGACGACACCGTCCGGAAGGACGGACCCGCCGCGTACTGGGCCATGCGCAGCCCCGGTGCGGGCACGGAGAAGGACCTGGTGGGCAGGCTCCACGGCAGCTACCACGGCAAGCCGAAGCGGGCGACCCTGCCCAACGGCGACACGGCCGCGGACTTCGACGGCACCGGTCAGTACCTCCAGGTGCCCGATGCCGCCGCCGTCAGCGCGGGCACGCGCGGCGTGCTCACCGTCGAGGCGTGGATGCGCCCCGACGCGCTGGACTTCCGGTCCCAGGAGGGTTCGGGGTACGTGCACTGGATGGGCAAGGGCGCGCCGAGGAACCACGAGTACGTCGCGCGGATGTACTCGAAGAGCAACTCCGAGAACCGGCCGAACCGCATCTCCGGCTACGCGTTCAACCCCTCCGGAGGGGAGGGGCCGGGGTCCTACTTCCAGGTGCCGGTGCGCAGGGGGGAGTGGATCCACTACGTGCTCGTCATCAATGCCAACGCCAAGGGCGGGAACTATCCGCACGGCTACACGAAGATCTACCGCAACGGGCAGCGCATGGACCAGGACGACCTGGAGCACGACGGCACGGTCGTCGTGCCCCGGCGCGGCAGCGCGCCGTTCCGCGTCGGCACCCGGGACCTGAGGTCGTTCTTCGACGGGGCCGTCGGCAAGGTGGCGGTCTACACCAAGGAGCTGCCCAGGAAGCAGGTGGAGGAGCACTACCGGGTGATGACCACGCGGTGA